The DNA sequence CGGCGGATCGTGGTCGACTCGCTCGACGAGATCGAGCAGCTCGGCGCGCTCGCCCACGGCGGGCAACAGGTGATGATCCGCGTGACACCGGGCGTCGCGGCCGGGGCGCACGCCGCCATCAGCACCGGTGCCGAGGGGCAGAAGTTCGGGTTCTCGCTGCTCGACGGCGTTCCCGACAACGTCGACGCCGCGGCCAGGGCCGTGCTGGCGCAACCCGGGTTGCGGCTGGCCGGCCTGCACTGCCACATCGGCTCGCAGGTCTCGCGGGTCGACCGGTACGAAGCCGCCGCGCGGCGGATGGCCGAGGTGCTGGTCCGGCTCCGGGACGCTCACGGCGTCACGCTGCGGGAGCTCGACCTCGGGGGCGGGCACGCCGTGCCGTACGTGGGCGGCGAGCCCGCGTTCGACCTCGGCGGCTATTCGCGACGGCTGCGCGTGGCGCTCGCCTACGAGTGCGCGGCGCACGGTTTCCCGCTGCCCCGCTTGACGATCGAGCCGGGCCGGGCGATCGTCGGGCCGGCCGGGATCACGGTGTACCGCGTGTGCGCGGTCAAGCGCGGCAGCCGCACGTTCGTCGCGGTCGACGGCGGCATGAGCGACAACGCGCGGCCGTCGCTCTACGGCGCCCGGTACACGACGCGCCCGGTGGGCCGACGCTCCACCGCGAAGCGTGTCCCGATGACCGTCGTCGGCAGGCACTGCGAAGCCGGTGACGTCCTGGCCGACGGCATCGACCTGCCCGCCGACCTGCGCGCGGGCGACCTGCTGGCCGTGCCGTGCACCGGCGCGTACCACCACTCGCTGGCGTCGAACTACAACCAGGTCGGCCGGCCGCCACTGGTCGGCGTGAAGAACGGCGCCGCGACGCTGCTGGTGCGCCGCGAAACCGAGGAGGACCTCAGCCGCCGCGACCTCGGCTAGCCGCTTCAGCCCGGCTCGATGGCCTCGCCACCGCGCCGCACCACGCCGCGGGGCAGGCGGCGACCGGCGAAGAAGTCGCGGCAGGCGCGGTGGACCGCGAACATCAGCGGCACTCCCAGCAGGATCGACACCACGCCGATCACCGCGACGCCGCCGATGCCGAACACCGTCGTCTCGCCCGCGTCCGGCCGCGCGTACTCGACCAGCGCGAACCCCAGCACGGCCAGGAAGAACACCCCGCCGAGGAACGGCAGCAGGCCGCGCAGCAGGAAGTTGCGGGCGCTCGTGAAGAGCGTGCGGCGGAACACCCAGACGCAGGCGAGCGCCGTCATCGTGTACTCGATCGCGATGGTCAGCCCGACCGCGTCGACCGAGTCCGACAGCACGTTGTCGCTGATCAGCGCCAGCAGCACGTACACCGCGAGCGAGATCAGCCCGA is a window from the Amycolatopsis sp. cg9 genome containing:
- the lysA gene encoding diaminopimelate decarboxylase, producing MTLSELLPSLGCEAADHLEPGVWPRSTRLGEDGELLFAGARVSHLAARFGTPAYLIDEQQVRDTAREYREALPDVEVAYASKALCTRAVLRWVAEEGLSLDTCSAGEIAVARSVGFPAERMLLHGNAKTPEDLKAALGYGVRRIVVDSLDEIEQLGALAHGGQQVMIRVTPGVAAGAHAAISTGAEGQKFGFSLLDGVPDNVDAAARAVLAQPGLRLAGLHCHIGSQVSRVDRYEAAARRMAEVLVRLRDAHGVTLRELDLGGGHAVPYVGGEPAFDLGGYSRRLRVALAYECAAHGFPLPRLTIEPGRAIVGPAGITVYRVCAVKRGSRTFVAVDGGMSDNARPSLYGARYTTRPVGRRSTAKRVPMTVVGRHCEAGDVLADGIDLPADLRAGDLLAVPCTGAYHHSLASNYNQVGRPPLVGVKNGAATLLVRRETEEDLSRRDLG